From the Takifugu flavidus isolate HTHZ2018 chromosome 12, ASM371156v2, whole genome shotgun sequence genome, one window contains:
- the meis3 gene encoding homeobox protein Meis3: protein MEKRYEELVHYSGSEGMPVGGYGDNVRPFPPPEYGPAIPDSLKHHKDQIYGHPLFPLLALVFEKCELATCSPRDPASFSANSHLSGMTCHSDVCSSESFNDDIAAFAKQIRSEKPIFSSNPELDNLMIQAIQVLRFHLLELEKVHDLCDNFCHRYITCLKGKMPTDLILDEREGGSKSDMEDFTGSCSSLSEQNASWLREPDECATTPLGTPGTCGLPSLSTADNCSDTGDGLDGAMTSPSTGEEDESDRERRNNKKRGIFPKVATNILRAWLFQHLSHPYPSEEQKKQLSQDTGLTILQVNNWFINARRRIVQPMIDQSNRSGQAGPYSPEGAALGGYGLDGQAHLGLRTAGLQGMSSLQSEYPGALLSQPGYPPHPGPSLHPYPGPHPHHAMLLHPPPHAHPAEPLLTQGLDIHAH from the exons ATGGAGAAAAGG TATGAAGAGCTGGTGCACTACTCGGGGTCGGAGGGCATGCCAGTGGGGGGGTACGGGGACAATGTCAGGCCATTTCCTCCCCCGGAATATGGACCCGCCATCCCCGACTCGCTCAAACACCACAAAGACCAGATCTATGG tcaTCCACTGTTTCCACTGTTGGCCTTAGTGTTTGAAAAGTGCGAGCTAGCCACCTGCTCGCCTCGAGATCCCGCCTCCTTCTCCGCCAACTCTCACCTCTCCGGGATGACCTGCCACAGCGACGTCTGCTCCTCGGAGTCCTTCAACGACGACATCGCCGCGTTCGCGAAGCAG ATCCGATCGGAGAAGCCGATATTCTCTTCCAATCCCGAGCTGGACAATTTG ATGATCCAGGCGATACAGGTTCTTCGCTTCCATCTGCTGGAGTTGGAGAAG GTGCACGACCTCTGCGACAACTTCTGCCATCGCTACATCACCTGCCTGAAGGGTAAAATGCCCACAGATCTCATCCTGGATGAACGGGAGGGCGGCTCCAAGTCCGACATGGAGGACTTCACCggctcctgctccagcctgtcggAGCAG AACGCCTCGTGGCTGCGGGAGCCAGATGAATGTGCCACGACTCCCCTGGGAACGCCGGGCACCTGCGGCCTGCCCTCGCTCAGCACAGCGGACAACTGCAGCGACACAG GCGACGGCCTGGACGGGGCCATGACCTCTCcgagcacaggtgaggaggacgagtccgacagagagaggaggaacaacAAGAAGAGAGGCATCTTCCCCAAAGTGGCCACCAACATTCTGAGAGCGTGGCTCTTCCAGCACCTGTCG CACCCGTACCCgtctgaggagcagaagaagcagctgtcGCAGGACACGGGACTGACCATCCTACAGGTCAACAACTG GTTCATCAACGCCAGGAGGAGAATCGTCCAGCCGATGATCGACCAGTCAAATCGCTCAG GTCAGGCTGGCCCCTACAGCCCAGAGGGGGCAGCGTTGGGGGGCTATGGGCTGGACGGACAGGCCCACCTCGGGCTTCGCACGGCAG GTCTCCAAGGAATGTCTTCCCTGCAGAGTGAGTATCCTGGCGCCCTGCTCTCCCAGCCAGGATACCCCCCTCACCCAGGACCGTCCCTTCACCCCTACCCGggaccccacccccaccacgcCATGCTGCTCCACCCGCCGCCACACGCACACCCTGCCGAGCCTCTTCTCACCCAGGGACTAGACATACATGCACACTAg